One window of Perca flavescens isolate YP-PL-M2 chromosome 15, PFLA_1.0, whole genome shotgun sequence genomic DNA carries:
- the ifi35 gene encoding interferon-induced 35 kDa protein yields the protein MSSDEDFSLVLTDPQPLENTLEGIKTLITSYKKKHEQLIQEQQELATSRDDRRDMTEKFKQRSVKLAQDLKEDQRSYQEQIENEKAKLNSMKQEESELMKEIQKVGEALKEEEAKKDHLTQQSEVFTAVPEREVVFTGSTESEADTQTFEMKPRVVYPMEGGTALITFEEEVVARKILASKKQQVDLGGGCIITVEVQPVHLMLPRLVEIDSEVSPQHILISNLPTNLDTETLLNKLEIHFSKRKHGGGEVENCEMLPDSGTVVLTFVDKHIARGLTDTEYHDVKLQQKTHRVRVTPFLNGKITNLKTKMSACPRTVLLTGIPDVMERETLQDLLEIHFQKSSNGGGEIEAFLYNPLGQHTSALFEGVSEDKEEKTKSLTPVTIGDITFEESI from the exons ATGTCTTCAGATGAG GATTTCTCTCTGGTGTTGACGGACCCACAGCCATTAGAGAACACCTTGGAGGGAATAAAGACTTTAATCACCAGCTACAAG AAAAAGCATGAACAGCTGATCCAGGAGCAACAGGAGCTGGCCACCAGCAGAGACGACCGGCGGGACATGACTGAGAAGTTCAAGCAACGCTCCGTCAAACTGGCCCAGGATCTGAAAGAGGACCAGCGCTCATACCAAGAGCAGATTGAAAATGAAAAG GCGAAGCTGAACTCGATGAAGCAGGAGGAGAGCGAACTGATGAAGGAGATCCAGAAGGTGGGGGAAGCTCTGAAGGAGGAAGAGGCCAAAAAAGACCATCTGACTCAGCAGAGTGAG GTGTTCACAGCTGTACCAGAGAGGGAGGTCGTCTTCACCGGCTCGACGGAAAGCGAAGCCGACACacaaacatttgaaatgaaGCCACGAGTAGTCTATCCGATGGAGGGCGGGACAGCACTGATTACATTTGAGGAAGAAGTCG TGGCCAGGAAGATCCTGGCCTCGAAGAAGCAGCAAGTGGATCTGGGAGGAGGGTGCATCATCACTGTTGAGGTCCAGCCAGTTCATCTGATGCTGCCCAGGCTGGTGGAG ATAGACTCTGAGGTGAGTCCTCAGCACATACTGATCTCCAACCTGCCCACCAACCTGGACACCGAGACTCTGCTGAACAAGCTGGAGATCCACTTCTCGAAGAGGAAACACGGAGGCGGAGAGGTGGAGAACTGTGAAATGCTGCCTGACTCTGGGACTGTGGTCCTCACATTTGTGGATAAACACA TTGCCAGAGGTCTGACAGATACAGAGTACCATGATGTGAAGCTACAACAGAAGACTCACAGAGTGAGGGTGACTCCTTTTCTCAACGGAAAGATCACAAATTTAAAG ACCAAGATGTCGGCGTGTCCTCGGACAGTGCTGCTGACGGGAATCCCCGATGTCATGGAGCGGGAGACCCTGCAGGATCTGCTGGAAATCCACTTCCAGAAAAGCAGCAACGGCGGAGGAGAGATCGAAGCCTTCCTCTACAACCCGCTGGGTCAGCACACCTCGGCCCTGTTTGAGGGCGTCTCCGAAGACAAAGAGGAAAA AACAAAGTCTCTGACTCCTGTCACTATTGGGGATATCACTTTTGAAGAAAGTATTTAA